A section of the Humulus lupulus chromosome 2, drHumLupu1.1, whole genome shotgun sequence genome encodes:
- the LOC133819621 gene encoding receptor-like protein EIX2, with amino-acid sequence MMMSTAVPHIVVLFVLLVYCLSVNTGAGEPKIRCNEAERQALIKVKDHLSSWGEGEDVLSSWGEEEDKRECCDWIGIQCSNNSGHVIKLDLSPSTFNHSRHILRGKISSALFDLKYLNHLDLSYIDFRENFIPTFIPTFLGSLTKLRYLNLSSTDLGGGIPPQLGNLSSLQFLDLSHNFLEAKSLKWVSHLSSLRILDLSGTNMSLANDWVHVVVNLPHFMTNLILSDCNLPDIVVSSPSQSLVNSSKFLSVLDVSRNQLSQSIFQWLFKYNSSLVHLDLSSCQLGGSIPNGFKNMASLTYLDLSYNAFEGIIPESFGNLISLKYLDLKSNQLAGFHPKSFNNMTAISYLDLSENQLNGYIPEFFGNMIALTYLNLESNHLKGAIPEDFGKMASLSELDLSNNELEGEIPKSIWKICELKILVAYNNRLSGQLHLAELPSKECANFSLENLDLNENQIMGSLPNFTLYPSLTELYLSSNQFGGLSKSMSQLSHLRTLDLSGNSINDVLSEAHFSKLFNLHSLDLSNNSDLVIRIPTDWIPPFQLSYISLGSSNLGPRFPKWLQTQDYSVLNISNCGISDSIPDWLFNFSSSLSLLDLSNNKIRGRIHDIKQRVNISSEFEYGRTYPDIDLSSNELEGSIPSFLLQGTSSLNLFNNSFSQLDSLCKPPLVFLAFLDVSYNQLSGELPDCWSKAFFLRVLVLANNKLSGKIPTSFGFMVNIKVLHLRNNNLTGELPSSLQNRTNLMVFDVGENNLFGPIPAWIGTNLTNLLILSARSNSFNGRIPLQLCHLANLQLLDLSSNDLSGQIPNCLGKITAMKELNRREYVPADLDPYSSSKGHQGVPGDFNHQKLVLIWKGAISEFKNVGLLRTIDLSNNKLIGEIPRDITKLVGLISLNLSRNNLSGQIPQEIGHLKSLDFLDLSKNQFFGQIPSSLSQVDRLNTLDLSNNNLSGEIPRSTQLQSRDAAAYMGNPLLCGIPLPIKCPNEKVPTTADEAMENHNGDEFISKGFYISVALGIVVGFWGFCGTLIFNKSWRYAYFKLLNNAEDWAHVKATLQKEKLLRIFRS; translated from the coding sequence ATGATGATGAGCACTGCAGTCCCTCATATTGTTGTGCTTTTTGTGCTTTTGGTTTACTGCTTGAGTGTAAATACTGGAGCTGGAGAGCCAAAAATCAGATGCAATGAAGCCGAGAGGCAAGCATTGATAAAAGTTAAAGACCATCTTTCCTCTTGGGGAGAAGGTGAGGACGTTCTTTCCTCTTGgggagaagaagaagataaaagaGAGTGTTGTGATTGGATTGGAATTCAGTGCAGCAACAACTCTGGTCATGTCATCAAGCTTGATCTTTCTCCTTCAACTTTTAATCACAGTCGTCATATTCTAAGAGGTAAGATCAGCTCTGCATTGTTCGACTTAAAGTACTTGAATCACCTGGACTTGAGCTACATCGACTTCCGCGAGAATTTCATCCCAACATTCATCCCAACTTTCCTTGGCAGCCTCACCAAATTAAGGTACCTCAATCTCTCTTCCACTGATCTAGGTGGAGGTATTCCTCCTCAGCTTGGAAACCTTTCCAGCTTGCAGTTTCTTGATCTTAGCCATAATTTTTTAGAGGCAAAAAGCTTAAAATGGGTTTCACATCTTTCATCTTTACGAATACTTGACCTGAGTGGCACAAACATGAGCTTAGCTAATGATTGGGTGCATGTAGTAGTTAACCTTCCTCATTTCATGACAAATTTGATACTAAGTGATTGTAATCTTCCTGATATAGTTGTTTCTTCACCATCTCAGTCCCTTGTTAACTCTTCAAAATTTCTTAGCGTCCTTGATGTTTCTAGAAACCAACTGTCTCAGTCTATATTCCAATGGTTGTTCAAGTATAATAGTAGTCTTGTTCATCTTGACCTCTCTAGTTGCCAATTAGGAGGTTCCATTCCAAATGGGTTTAAAAATATGGCTTCCCTTACCTATCTTGATCTCAGCTACAATGCCTTTGAAGGAATAATTCCTGAATCTTTTGGGAATTTGATTTCCCTTAAATATCTTGATCTTAAATCTAATCAACTAGCTGGTTTTCATCCGAAATCTTTCAATAATATGACTGCCATTTCATACCTTGATCTTAGCGAAAATCAACTAAATGGTTATATTCCAGAGTTCTTTGGGAATATGATTGCCCTTACATATCTTAATCTCGAAAGCAATCACCTAAAAGGAGCCATACCAGAAGATTTTGGAAAAATGGCTTCTCTCAGTGAACTTGATCTTAGCAATAACGAGCTTGAAGGGGAAATTCCAAAATCCATTTGGAAAATATGTGAACTGAAGATCCTTGTAGCATACAACAATAGACTTAGCGGACAGTTACATTTGGCTGAATTACCCTCAAAGGAATGTGCCAATTTCTCTTTAGAGAATTTGGACTTGAATGAAAATCAAATCATGGGATCATTGCCTAATTTCACCTTATATCCCTCTTTGACTGAGCTATATCTTTCCTCGAATCAGTTTGGTGGACTATCCAAAAGTATGAGTCAATTATCACACTTAAGAACTTTGGATCTTTCTGGAAACTCTATCAATGATGTTTTATCTGAAGCTCATTTTTCAAAGCTCTTCAACTTACATTCTTTGGATTTATCAAATAACTCAGATCTAGTTATTAGGATTCCTACTGATTGGATTCCACCCTTTCAGTTGTCCTATATAAGTCTTGGATCTTCCAATTTGGGTCCTCGTTTTCCAAAATGGCTCCAAACTCAGGATTATAGTGTACTTAATATCTCCAATTGTGGAATTTCAGATTCTATTCCAGATTGGTTATTCAATTTTAGCTCAAGCTTATCTCTTCTCGATTTGTCTAATAATAAAATTAGAGGAAGAATTCATGATATCAAGCAAAGAGTCAATATTTCCTCTGAATTCGAATACGGAAGAACTTATCCTGACATAGATTTGAGTTCAAACGAGTTAGAAGGATCAATACCAAGTTTTTTACTGCAAGGGACATCTTCACTAAATCTTTTCAACAATAGCTTTTCACAGTTAGATTCCCTATGTAAACCCCCTTTAGTGTTTTTGGCCTTTCTTGATGTCTCATATAATCAATTGTCTGGTGAGCTGCCTGATTGTTGGTCAAAAGCATTTTTTCTGCGAGTTCTTGTTTTGGCAAATAACAAGTTATCTGGAAAGATTCCCACCTCCTTTGGCTTTATGGTCAACATCAAAGTGTTGCATTTGAGAAACAACAATTTGACTGGTGAATTGCCTTCATCACTACAGAACCGTACAAATTTGATGGTATTTGATGTTGGAGAGAACAACTTGTTTGGGCCAATACCAGCATGGATAGGTACAAACCTAACAAATCTTCTCATTCTTAGTGCACGCTCCAATAGCTTCAATGGAAGAATACCCTTACAACTGTGCCACTTAGCGAATCTTCAATTGTTAGACTTGTCTTCAAATGATCTTTCTGGCCAAATTCCAAACTGTCTCGGTAAAATTACAGCTATGAAGGAATTAAATCGAAGAGAATATGTACCAGCAGACTTGGATCCTTATTCTAGCAGCAAAGGCCACCAAGGTGTTCCAGGTGATTTCAACCATCAAAAGTTAGTGTTGATATGGAAAGGAGCAATCTCTGAATTCAAAAATGTTGGACTTTTGAGGACCATTGATTTGTCCAACAATAAACTTATTGGGGAGATTCCAAGAGACATCACTAAACTTGTTGGGCTAATTTCATTAAACTTGTCAAGAAACAATCTAAGTGGACAAATCCCTCAAGAGATTGGTCACTTGAAGTCTTTAGATTTTCTTGATCTATCAAAGAATCAATTTTTCGGTCAGATTCCTTCAAGTCTCTCTCAAGTGGATCGTCTCAATACATTAGATTTGTCAAACAATAATTTGTCTGGTGAAATTCCAAGAAGCACTCAACTCCAATCCCGTGATGCAGCTGCATATATGGGAAATCCTCTCCTTTGTGGAATTCCACTTCCAATAAAATGTCCAAATGAAAAAGTACCAACTACAGCTGATGAAGCTATGGAAAATCATAATGGTGATGAGTTTATTAGCAAAGGATTTTACATAAGCGTAGCACTGGGAATCGTagttggattttggggattttgtggGACTTTAATCTTCAACAAGTCGTGGAGATATGCATATTTCAAGCTGTTGAACAATGCTGAGGACTGGGCTCATGTAAAAGCAACACTTCAGAAGGAGAAACTACTGCGTATATTTAGAAGCTGA